One stretch of Acropora muricata isolate sample 2 chromosome 12, ASM3666990v1, whole genome shotgun sequence DNA includes these proteins:
- the LOC136892862 gene encoding uncharacterized protein, with amino-acid sequence MASLSIASLLSFFSDEKKSIKKGENHFHSDHVEAFNYQQGVLRGEVHASMKKKVYKVTEFLDVLKRHSVCECECPRGAFKCSHAAALFIHGIHNLSRTDVECQWRKRKATTTLSNQAVSELFPRPKRYCALSRNPTQADRSALYEDLKEYGKFTGLCWLLSPEPPVANKLPMLSIEEIIFSDEFLRAKGSQEQLDCLIRRSKLDVHKIARISQLTVGQRENPVWHLARRGRLTASNFGSVLKAKRVTPSLIKRLLGEYDLSRVKAVQWGVNNEKEAIKAFTLKTGKIVKDTGIWCDSSGILGASPDGIVDDETVLEAKCPYTERNLTIEEALNSTSFCLEKIESGQGYTLRKDHVYWDQVQGQMYLSCRKFCFFVVWTTKDVAVMKIERDDLWSANIPQLIKFYCDYIFPKIVEGEL; translated from the exons ATGGCCAGCCTATCTATCGCATCGCTGCTTTCTTTCTTCTCAGACGAAAAGAAATCGATTAAAAAGGGAGAAAATCACTTTCACTCTGATCATGTGGAAGCATTTAATTACCAGCAAGGAGTTTTACGAGGAGAAGTCCACGCAAGTATGAAAAAGAAGGTTTATAAAGTCACG GAATTTCTCGATGTTCTCAAAAGACACAGTGTGTGTGAATGCGAATGTCCGAGAGGAGCATTTAAATGTAGCCATGCAGCTGCACTTTTTATTCACGGAATCCACAATCTTAGCCGAACAGACGTCGAATGCCAGTGGAGAAAAAGGAAGGCCACAACTACGCTGTCAAATCAAGCGGTTTCAGAGCTATTTCCTCGACCAAAAAGGTACTGTGCTTTGTCGAGGAACCCTACGCAAGCCGATCGTTCCGCGCTGTATGAGGATCTAAAGGAATATGGAAAGTTTACAGGACTCTGCTGGCTACTCAGCCCTGAGCCACCTGTTGCTAACAAGCTGCCCATGCTTTCCATCGAGGAAATTATTTTCTCTGACGAGTTTCTTCGAGCAAAAGGGAGTCAAGAACAGCTGGATTGCTTGATTCGCCGTTCCAAACTAGATGTACATAAAATCGCAAGGATTAGCCAGTTAACTGTGGGCCAAAGAGAGAACCCTGTTTGGCATTTGGCGAGAAGGGGTCGACTTACTGCCAGTAACTTTGGCTCTGTCCTCAAAGCTAAAAGAGTCACTCCTTCACTTATAAAACGACTCCTTGGGGAGTATGATTTATCAAGAGTCAAAGCAGTCCAGTGGGGAGttaacaatgaaaaagaagCCATTAAAGCGTTCACCTTAAAAACAGGGAAAATTGTTAAGGATACTGGTATCTGGTGTGATTCATCTGGGATTCTGGGTGCTTCACCTGATGGCATTGTAGATGACGAAACTGTCCTGGAGGCAAAGTGTCCATATACTGAACGAAACCTGACAATAGAAGAGGCTTTGAATTCAACATCATTCTGccttgaaaaaattgaaagtggGCAGGGTTACACCTTGAGGAAAGACCATGTGTACTGGGATCAAGTCCAGGGACAAATGTATTTGTCTTGtagaaagttttgttttttcgttgtcTGGACTACAAAAGATGTAGCAGTTATGAAAATAGAAAGGGATGACTTATGGTCTGCAAACATCCCACAATTAATTAAGTTTTATTGTGATTATATTTTCCCCAAAATTGTGGAAGGAgaattgtaa